The genomic region TTTCCACCGCGGCGCCGCCGCGAAAAAGAATTCCGCGCCGCGCACCCCACGCAATCGCCGCGAGCACGGCGGACGGGATGGAAAGCACCAAAGCGCAGGGTGATGCGACGACCAGCAACGTCATGGTGTGGTAAAAAGCGCTTTGCCTGGAGGCCGTCGCCGTGAATGGACTCAACCCCAAGCCCAGCCACCAGATAAAAAACATCACCAACGAAAGCGCCAATACCAGGTACGTATAAACCGTTCCGAACTTGTCCGTGAACCGTTGCGCGGGCGCCTTCTGGTGTTGGGCCTCCTGGATCAACCGGATTATTTTTTGCAAAGAACTTTCGGCCGCGGGCCGCAACACGGACGCTTCGACGGCGCCCCAAAGGTTGAGCGTGCCAGCCAGAACACTGTCGCCTACGCCTTTCTCCACGGGCGTGGCTTCGCCGGTGAGGTTCGACTCGTCGGCGGCAGTCTGGCCTTTGACCAGTTCCGCATCGACGGGAAACTGCGCGCCCGGCTTGAGGAGCAGGCGCATTCCGGGCCGCAATTGTTCCACCGGCACTTCTCGTTCGCGGCCTCGTTCGTCCACCACGATGGCGACCTTGGGCGCGGCTTTGAAGAGCGAACGAATTTCGCGTTGCGTCCGGCCCAGCGCGAAGTGTTCCAACGCGCCGGAGAGGGAGAACAGGAACAACAGCATCGCGCCTTCTCCCCACGCGCCAATGCTCGCGCTGCCAACGGCCACGGCCAACATGAGGAAATGAACATCGATGGTGCTTTTTTTGAGACGCGCCCAGACTTCCTCGACGGTAAACCAGGCACCTGCCACATAGGCGAACGCGTATAGAATTCTCGTGATCCAGCCTGCGCCAGCGAAGTAAGCGCCAAGCCCAAACACGCCGCACAAGATGGCGGCGGCCAGTTGAGGTTTCCATTCGTCAATATGTTCTGCGTGTTCGAGGAATTCAACGTCCCGTTGCACCATCTTGGGCCAGGGAATATCGCGCCAACGCCAGAACGTCGGCGCTGTGGGACAGGTCACGCGCGCAATCGTCGTCGTGTCACCGTCATGGCGGATGGCGATTTTCTCACGCTCCTGCGGTGAGAGCGGTGTGTCACAAGTCTGGCAGTCGCCTTCGCCGGCGAGCAGATGGCAATGATGGCTCACATCGGCTTCCTGCCCTTTTCGGATCGTCGTGGTGATGCGTTCGGTGAGTCTGGGCACGTCTGCTCTTCCCAACGTGGCGACCGAAATCGTCTGGCGCGCCCGATTAATTGTCACGGCTTCCAACGTCGGCTCGGTGGCCAGTGCGTCTGCCACGGAACGGGCGAGGCACTTGGGCGTTTCCGAATCCCGCGGCGCTTCAGTTTGAGACGGCAAGCTCATAGATCACTTTCAAAAGCATAACACACACCGTCTCTACGCCGCGATTGCAAACTGGCATCGGGTTGGGAAACAATGTTGCGATGGTTTTGGTTTCCAGTGATTGGGCCGGGGCTAAATGAATTCATGCGCGTGCTCGCGCACGATGAGGACGGGACAAGGCGCGTAGCGCACAACATGTTCGGTGGTGCTGCCGAGGAGGACGCGCTTGAATCCCGTCCGGCCGTGGGTGGAAATAATGATTAAATCTGCCCGCCGTTTCTTGGCGGCATCCACGATGACACTTCCGGGATGGCCGGTTTCGATCACCGTTTTGACCGGGCAACTTTTTCGAACGGAACTGGCCAGCCTGCCAAGTTGTCGTTCGCCGGCCCGTCGCGTCTCTTCCATCAACTCGGGATAATCAAAGGCCGAATATTCACTGCTGGTGGTGTAATAGTTGACGTGCACCACGTGCAGCAGAGTAATGGCGGCCTGGAACTGCCGGGCAAACGGAAGGGCATAGTCAAGCGCCTTCCGCGAGCACTCCGAAAAATCGACCGGCACCAGTATGCTCGCGAGTTGGAAAGCCGGTCCAGGCCGCGTTTTGCCGGCCATGCGCGGCGTTTTTCCAGCCCCTGTCCGGGGCGGCGTTTTCCTGGCTTTGGTTTTCATAACACTTTTGGCCCACCGGCGGCTCGTTAAACAAAATCATGTTCCTGTTCGCGCACCGTCAACACCGGGCAGGGTGCCTGTCGCACCACGCGTTCGGCCGTGCTGCCCAGGAAGGCGTGTTTTAGTCCCGTGTACCCGTGCGTGGCAATGATGATGAGATCAATGTCCCACTCTTTGGCGGTGTGGATGATCTCGGCGTATGGCCTGCCGATGCGAACGATGGGATCGGCGGCGATCTTCGGATTGATTTCCGTTCGGCACAATGCCGCAAGTTGTTTCCGCGCCGTCGCCACCAGTTCCATGTTCACCTGTTCCATTTCAGCGGGCACCAGTATATCAAAATAGTTTTCCGGATAAACCCGCGGCTCGACCACGTGCAGGAGGATGAGCCTGGCATCGTATTTCTCCGCAAACGGCAACGCATAGCGCAGAGCCTTCAGCGAATAGTCAGAATAATCAATCGGCACCAGGATGTTCTTCAATTGGAATGACGGCGCTGCCGCCGAGGCTTTGGCGGCACCTGCCTGGAGCAGTTGATCGTCCCGACGATTCAACTCGAAGCGCACTTGTCCCGGTCTGGAGGTGGGTTTGATCTTCATAATGGTTCCTTTCCGGTGGCAGTCTTGCTTAACTGAATTCGTGCTCCGGTTCGCGCACCACGAGTACCGGGCAGGGTGCGTGACACACGACCTTCTCCGCGGTGCTGCCCAGTAAAACGTGCTTCAGACCCGTGTGACCGCGCGTCGCGATGACGATCAGATCGATGTCTTGAGTGCTCGCGAGCGTTGCGATCTCCAGGAATGCTTTGCCGACGCGGACGTGCGGCAGCACCGGTATGAGTCTCTTGATGGCTTTCTTGGACAGGGAAATCAGACGGTCTCGCGCGATTTCGGTCATTCTTGCTTCGGGGATTGCGAGCGGCAGATTCTCGAGATCATTGGCAAAGGAGGCCTGCTCCACCACATGCACCAGGCAAATCGTGGCACCGAACTGTTCGGCCAGCGGCACGGCATATTGCAATGCTCTAACCGAGGCCTTGGAAAAATCGATTGGCACCAGGATTCGCTTTAATTTCAGAGCCAATCGGGCTGGATCGACCTCGCTGCAGGCGTCCACTGACGTTGTGGACATAATAGGCTTTAGGAGATCGGCCCTTGATCGTGAGCGCCTTTTCACAGAGTTCGTTTTCATACGCTTGGGTTGCGCTTGGTTTTTCCAGGTGAGTCTAAGCTGGCCATGCCGTTCTGCCGCACAGCGATTGTCAAAAACTCAACGTTTATTGCCCGTGGCAACTTCCAATCTGGCAAGAATTGCAAAGCCTTTACCAATTCAAGTAAAGCCTTCGACTTGTTCGCTCAGTACGATGGGTGCAGCAAATGAGATTATTCTTTGGCCAAAGTCGGGACATCACTCGCACCCGATTACCGGTGAGGGCAACCGAATTATGCAAACGCTGGAATCCATCATCGCTGAACTCCCTTTCTTGAAAGGTTTGAGTTCAAAGCATCGCCAGATCTTGGCCGACAACGCCATGCAATCGCAGTTCAAAGCCGGTGAATTGATCTTTCGCGAGGGTGATCCCGCCAATCGTTTCTATCTGATCCAGCAGGGTCAGGTGGGCTTGGAATCCTCCCCAAAAGACCGCCCTGCCGTGCGGATCGAAACCATCGGTGCGGGCGACGTGCTGGGCTGGTCCTGGCTTTTCCCGCCTTATTACTGGCACTTCGACGCGCGCGCACTGGAACCAACCACCGCGATCTTTTTCTATGGCACCCGGTTGCGCGAAGAATGTGAAAAGGACCATGATCTAGGCTATGAGTTGATGAAACGCATGGCGGGGGTGGTGCTGCAACGATTGCAGGCGACCCGGCTGCAACTGCTCGAAGTCAGACACTGAACTGATAACCGCAATGGCCTTTTGGACGGCCGGGAACTGGAAGCACAAACGTTCGTGGAATGATCCCGGCGACTATGCGATCTGAATGTTCGCGTCATCCTCCAATAAGGGTTTT from Verrucomicrobiota bacterium harbors:
- the cadA gene encoding cadmium-translocating P-type ATPase codes for the protein MSLPSQTEAPRDSETPKCLARSVADALATEPTLEAVTINRARQTISVATLGRADVPRLTERITTTIRKGQEADVSHHCHLLAGEGDCQTCDTPLSPQEREKIAIRHDGDTTTIARVTCPTAPTFWRWRDIPWPKMVQRDVEFLEHAEHIDEWKPQLAAAILCGVFGLGAYFAGAGWITRILYAFAYVAGAWFTVEEVWARLKKSTIDVHFLMLAVAVGSASIGAWGEGAMLLFLFSLSGALEHFALGRTQREIRSLFKAAPKVAIVVDERGREREVPVEQLRPGMRLLLKPGAQFPVDAELVKGQTAADESNLTGEATPVEKGVGDSVLAGTLNLWGAVEASVLRPAAESSLQKIIRLIQEAQHQKAPAQRFTDKFGTVYTYLVLALSLVMFFIWWLGLGLSPFTATASRQSAFYHTMTLLVVASPCALVLSIPSAVLAAIAWGARRGILFRGGAAVEKLAEVNVVALDKTGTLTTGELKVERVESFPPGQEQEIAQLAYSLERLSAHPLARAITRHGKHQQLAAVELTRFESVTGLGVKALHGEQRVLLGRREWLAQGPQAAIIRHVPPTEPGFSEVWLARDGLVGRVLLRDDIRPQARAVVEQLRQLGLRSVVLTGDRQATGDHLKRQLGLDDVRAELKPEQKVEVIGAFTQAGDKVAMVGDGVNDAPSLAAAHVGVAMGARGSDAALEQSEVVLMHDRLENFLAAFRLSQRARAIIRQNLVVSLGTVAVLVSFAMFGAIPLTVGVVGHEGSTVIVVMNSLRLLFGRFERRAVDPVRVANAF
- a CDS encoding universal stress protein; this encodes MKTKARKTPPRTGAGKTPRMAGKTRPGPAFQLASILVPVDFSECSRKALDYALPFARQFQAAITLLHVVHVNYYTTSSEYSAFDYPELMEETRRAGERQLGRLASSVRKSCPVKTVIETGHPGSVIVDAAKKRRADLIIISTHGRTGFKRVLLGSTTEHVVRYAPCPVLIVREHAHEFI
- a CDS encoding universal stress protein: MSTTSVDACSEVDPARLALKLKRILVPIDFSKASVRALQYAVPLAEQFGATICLVHVVEQASFANDLENLPLAIPEARMTEIARDRLISLSKKAIKRLIPVLPHVRVGKAFLEIATLASTQDIDLIVIATRGHTGLKHVLLGSTAEKVVCHAPCPVLVVREPEHEFS
- a CDS encoding Crp/Fnr family transcriptional regulator; this translates as MQTLESIIAELPFLKGLSSKHRQILADNAMQSQFKAGELIFREGDPANRFYLIQQGQVGLESSPKDRPAVRIETIGAGDVLGWSWLFPPYYWHFDARALEPTTAIFFYGTRLREECEKDHDLGYELMKRMAGVVLQRLQATRLQLLEVRH
- a CDS encoding universal stress protein, with amino-acid sequence MKIKPTSRPGQVRFELNRRDDQLLQAGAAKASAAAPSFQLKNILVPIDYSDYSLKALRYALPFAEKYDARLILLHVVEPRVYPENYFDILVPAEMEQVNMELVATARKQLAALCRTEINPKIAADPIVRIGRPYAEIIHTAKEWDIDLIIIATHGYTGLKHAFLGSTAERVVRQAPCPVLTVREQEHDFV